GCTCTTCTGGCTGGGCCTGCCCGGCGGACCGCTCGACGCGTTCGACGGCGTCCGGGGCGCCGACGAGCAGCTCGCGCTGACCCTGGACCTCATGAGGCGGTACGTCCCCTGGGAGTACGCGCGCACCGCGGGCGTCGAGGTGACGGACCCGGGGGCGGCGCTGACCGGCCGCTACACGCCGGTCGTGCGCGACCCCGTCGGCCGGCTGCCCGGCGGCGGGCCGGTGCTGGGCGCCGGGGACGTCGTCGTGGCCAACGACCCGCTCACCGGGCAGGGATCGAACTCCGCGACCAAGTGCGCGGCCGTCTATCTCGCCGCGATCCTCGACCACGGGGACGCGGAGTTCGACGAGGCGTGGATGCGGCGGACGTTCGAACGGTTCTGGCGGATCGCGGGGCCGGTCACCAAGTGGACCAACACGATGCTGGCTCCGCCGGCCGGGCATGTGCTGGAGCTGGTCGGGGCGGCGGAGGGGCTGCCGGTGGTGGCGGATCGTTTTGCCAATGGGTTCGACGATCCGGCGGACTTCGAGAGTTATTTCTATGAGGCGGAGAAGACGCGGGCGTATCTCGCGGAGGTTGCGGGGGGTTGAGGGCGGGGCGCGCCTATCGGGGTGGGGGTGCGGGTTCTTCGGCGGGTGCGGGTGCGTGGGGCTTCTCGCGCAGTTCCCCGCGCCCCTGAGCAGCCGGGGGCTTCGGGAGGCCGGGGTCGGGAGTCTCCTCGGCCTTCCGCACGGCGGTCAGCTGGTCCGGGGTCAGGGCGGCGAGGAGTTCCTCGATCTCGTCCAGGCGGTCGGAGGCGGTGTCGTGGTGGCGCCTGTGCTGTTCGGCGAGGGTGAGCTGGCGGTCCAGGGCGGCGCGGGCCCGGCGGGCGAGGGTGTCGGTGTCGTGTGCGCTGCCGGTCAGGCGCTCGATCGTCTCGGCGCGTTCCTGGGCGACCTGCCCGATCACATGCCCCTGCTCCAGCGCCCGGTGCGGGTCACGGGCCATCAGCAGCCGGACGTACGGGGAGAGCGCGATGCTGCTGCTCTGGTACTGCTGCCGGGCCAGACGGCCGGCCGCGCCCCGGCTGTCGTGCAGGGAGAGCCGGGCCGCCGCGAGGCGCTGGTCGAGCCGGGTCACCTCGGCCCGCTGCCTCGTGAGCGCGTCGCCGGTCGCGGTGTACGCCTCCTCGGCCTCCTCGGCCTCGCGGTACAGCCGCCGGAGGTCGCCGAGGAGACCGGCCACCGAGCGGGCGCCCGGATCCGGTGCGGCCAGGGCGGAGGGCGTGCCGATGAGGGCGCCGGCCGTGAGGGCCGTGACCGTCGCCGTACCGACCAGGCGCAGAAGCCTTCCTGACACGTCATCACCTCCGGTGCGGAGATGGGCCGTCCACCTCGCACCGGCAGATTGGGGGGCGTGCGGGGCGGGCGCGCGCCGGGTGGACCGTTCGGCGCCGGAGTGTCACTCGTCGGTGGGGCGCGGGCCCTCGGGCGGCGTGGCGGATCGCCCGCGTGGGGCGCCGGGCCTGGACCACGGCCACTTCGGGCGGCGGCTCGGGTCCGCGTCCGGGGCGTACTCGTACTTCCACAACTGGTGCAGCAGACCGCCCCGGCCGGCGTCGACCCGGCGGTAGACGAGGACGGCCGGGGGGCCGCCGGCCGCGTCGGGCACCGGGACCCGGTACGTCTTCGGGGGGTGCCCGGTGATGCCGAGCAGCACGGGCAGGACGCGCCCGTCGAGGGGGCCACCCACGAAGGGGGTGTCTTGGCTCTTCACCGGACCAGTGTCACAGCCGTCGGCCCACCGGTGTCACAGCAGGTGACCGGCGTCGCCGACCACGGGCAGGACGCGGCGGGCCAGGGCGGCGACGGCGCCGTCCGGGGTCTCGACGGTGAGGGCGTGCCGTACGACGGCGGCGGTCTGCGGGTCGCGTCCGGCGGTGGCCGTGAGACAGGCGATGAACTGCTCGACGAGCCAGTCGCGCAGCTCGCCGACGTCCGGCCGCTTGCCCTCGTCGAGCCAGATCAGCGAGGCGGCCTCCACGGAGGTGATCCACATCCGGACGGTCATCCGCAGCGGCAGGCCCGGCTCGGCCACGTCGATGTGGCGCAGGATGTGGTCGGCGGCGGCGCGCCGCACCCCGTCCACGATGGCCGTCGCCCGGGACGTCTCCACGACGCTGCCGCCCTGGAGGAGGGCGCTGAAACCGGTGTCGTGCGTGTCGACGAAGGCCAGATACCGGTCGAGGGCGCGGGCCAGGCGGCTGGTGAGGGGGCCCTCGGCGGGCTCGTCGAAGCAGTGCTCCAGCTCCTCGGCGGCCGAGCGCAGGGCCGCCTCGTAGAGCTGCTGCTTGCCGCCGGGGAAGTAGCGGTACACGAGGGGGCGCGAGACGCCGGCCGCCTCCGCCACGTCGTCGAGCGACACGTCCTCGGGCGCGTGGTGCGCGAACAGCTCCAGCGCGGCGTCCAGCAACTGGCTGCGCCGCTCTTCCACGCTCAGACGGCGGTACGCACGGGTGGGGGCCTCGGACGTCATACCCGCAGGGTAGTCGGGGGCGCGCTCACGGGGTGGGGGGTGCGGGTTCGTGGGCGGGTGCGGGCCGGTGGGGCTTCTCGCGCAGTTCCCCGCGCCCCTGAGAAGCAGGGGCCGCGCCCCGTGCTTTCTTCAGCCCGCAGGGGCCTGGTCTTTCAGGGGCGCGGGGAACTGCGCGACCAGCCCCCACCGGAGCCGCATCCGCCCACGAACCCGCACCCACCTACGCCAGCAACCCCGAAGACCTCCACATCCGCCGCCCCACACCCCGCAGCACCCCGATGTCGTCCAGGAAGTCGGTCAACCGCTTCGCGCCCGTCTGCATGACCTCCCGCCGGTGCCCGCTCGCCCGCACCTGGGCGACGGCGACCCGCTGGTCGAGGCCGATGTTCGAGTAGACCTCGGGGTTGACGAACGCGACGGCGAAGACGCGGGCGAACTCGCCGGAGGTGACCCGGGTGAAGCTCCGGGACAGCCGGGGAGCGGTCACCATCTGGCGGCGCAGCTCCTCACGGGCGTACCGCACGTGCCGGGCCTCCTCGACCACATGGATACGGGTGACTCCCCGGACGAGCGGCTGGACCCGCTCGTCGGGGAAGGTCAGCCGCTGCATCCAGTCGAGGATCTCCTCGCCGAGGAGCGTCGCGGTGAAGGAACCGGGGGTCGTGGAGACCGTCTTGAAGAGGCGGCCCATGTTCTGGTGCAGCCGGCTCACCGGGTAGTACGGGGTGTCCCCCTTGCTGATCAGCCGGGCGAACATCTTCGAGTGCCGGCACTCGTCCTCGATCTCGGTGAGCGCGTAGCGCACGTGCGCGCTGGTCGCGGCCTTGTCGTAGATGTGCCGCACGAGCAGCTGCATGAGGATGATCTCGAACCAGATGCCGAGGGAGGCCAGCGCCGCCGCCTCGTGCCGGGACAGGGCGATCCGCTGCTCCTCGGACATCTTCCGCCACAGCGGTGTCCCGTAGAGGGAGACCAGCTCCGGCGGCCAGTACCACTTCCCCTCCTCGAAGGGGGCGTCCCAGTCCAGCTCCTTGTCCGGGTCGAAGGAGTGCTTCGCGGAGGACACGAGCAGCCGTTCGGCCACCTGTTCGCGGTCTTTGAGGAGTCCGAGCGCGTCGCGCAGGACCTCCGCCTCCGACACGGGATTCGTCGAGTGCGCGGAGTTCACCGAGGTCACCGTAGTCATGCCGTCGCAGCTCCTCGTACGGGATTTCAGGGAGTCACCGGGGTGCGTTACCAGCGGTCACCGCTTATGAGACTACTTGTCAGCAAGGCCGTCAATCCTTTGGGCACCACTTGTGTGGAGTACCGTGCTGGCGTGTCCATGCCTCCACCGCCCCAGCAGCCAGGCCCTTACGGTCAACAGCCGTACGGTCAGCAGCCCCAGGGCCAGCCCGGTCCGTACGGTCAGCAGCCCCAGGGCCAGCCCGGTCCGTACGGTCAGCCGTATCCGCAGCAGCCGCCGCAGCCCCAGCCGTACGGGCAGCAGCCGTACCCGCCGCAGCAGCAGCCGCACGGTGGGCCGCCCCACCCCGGCGGATGGCAGCCCGCGCCGCCGCCGAAGAGCCGGGTGGGGCTGATCCTCGGGATCGTCGGCGGGGTCGTCGCTCTCGCGGTGGTCGGCGCCGTGGGCCTGTGGGTCGTGGGGACACAGAGCACGAGCGGATTCCCGGAGGCCGAGTACCGGCTCGTGCTGCCCGACACCGTGCTGGACGGTGAGTACAAGCTGGCCCAGGATCTCTCCGACACCACCGGGAAGCAGGTGGAGAAGGAGGCGGACGGCGCCTTCGACGCCCGTGACGTCACCGCCGCCGTCGCGCAGTACGCGCCCCAGGAGGACGGGGCGCAGGGTGCGTTGATCGTCTCGGGCATGTACGGGCGGTTCAAGAACACCGACGCCGCCCGCGACAACATGCTCAAGGGCGCGGCCGGGGTCGACACGATCACGGTGGCCGTGCCGCCCGAGGACTACACCCCGGACGGCTCGGACGTCACCATCAGCTGTCAGGTCGTCACCCAGGACCAGGCCGGCAGCGAGGTCACCTACCCGATGTGCGCCTGGGCCGACGGCAACACCGGGGCGTCCGTCGCCGAACTGAGCACGGCGAGCGTCGGGCAGGACCCCGAGAAGGTGGACGTGGAGGCCTTCGCGAAGCGCACCCTCCAGGTCCGCGACGAGATACGGAAGCCGATCAGCTGACGGCGGAGGTGTCCGGCGCGACGGGCGCCGCGCCCGCTTCGGGCCCTGCCTCCGCCGGTCCGGCGGGCCCCGCCGGACCCGCCGGGTACGACGTACGCAGGGTGAACGCGTACGGGGCCGGGCCGTGGGCCCGGAGGTGGAGGATCCGTTCCTCCGCCTCGGCGACGGTGGGCCGGTGCCCGGCCGGGACCCACCACAGGGCGGTCGCCGCCTCCGCCAGCCGCTCGAACCACTCCCGCCTGCGGGACAGCAGCTCCCGGTGCTGCCCCTGGTACATGAAGGCGGTCAGGGCGTCGGTGTCCCGCCACACCGACATGTTGATGATCAGCCACTCG
The sequence above is drawn from the Streptomyces griseiscabiei genome and encodes:
- a CDS encoding AurF N-oxygenase family protein, with the protein product MTTVTSVNSAHSTNPVSEAEVLRDALGLLKDREQVAERLLVSSAKHSFDPDKELDWDAPFEEGKWYWPPELVSLYGTPLWRKMSEEQRIALSRHEAAALASLGIWFEIILMQLLVRHIYDKAATSAHVRYALTEIEDECRHSKMFARLISKGDTPYYPVSRLHQNMGRLFKTVSTTPGSFTATLLGEEILDWMQRLTFPDERVQPLVRGVTRIHVVEEARHVRYAREELRRQMVTAPRLSRSFTRVTSGEFARVFAVAFVNPEVYSNIGLDQRVAVAQVRASGHRREVMQTGAKRLTDFLDDIGVLRGVGRRMWRSSGLLA
- a CDS encoding coiled-coil domain-containing protein gives rise to the protein MSGRLLRLVGTATVTALTAGALIGTPSALAAPDPGARSVAGLLGDLRRLYREAEEAEEAYTATGDALTRQRAEVTRLDQRLAAARLSLHDSRGAAGRLARQQYQSSSIALSPYVRLLMARDPHRALEQGHVIGQVAQERAETIERLTGSAHDTDTLARRARAALDRQLTLAEQHRRHHDTASDRLDEIEELLAALTPDQLTAVRKAEETPDPGLPKPPAAQGRGELREKPHAPAPAEEPAPPPR
- a CDS encoding DUF3291 domain-containing protein: MTPATYELAQVNIARLKAPLDSPQLKDFVDALDPVNAVADRANGFVWRLQSDSGNATDIPVLGDEWLIINMSVWRDTDALTAFMYQGQHRELLSRRREWFERLAEAATALWWVPAGHRPTVAEAEERILHLRAHGPAPYAFTLRTSYPAGPAGPAGPAEAGPEAGAAPVAPDTSAVS
- a CDS encoding TetR/AcrR family transcriptional regulator; this translates as MTSEAPTRAYRRLSVEERRSQLLDAALELFAHHAPEDVSLDDVAEAAGVSRPLVYRYFPGGKQQLYEAALRSAAEELEHCFDEPAEGPLTSRLARALDRYLAFVDTHDTGFSALLQGGSVVETSRATAIVDGVRRAAADHILRHIDVAEPGLPLRMTVRMWITSVEAASLIWLDEGKRPDVGELRDWLVEQFIACLTATAGRDPQTAAVVRHALTVETPDGAVAALARRVLPVVGDAGHLL